In the genome of Synchiropus splendidus isolate RoL2022-P1 chromosome 13, RoL_Sspl_1.0, whole genome shotgun sequence, the window attgaaataaaaaaaaacaacaaaatagaaTTCCACATCTTGTCATTCGAAATATCATTTGGGTTGGCAACACAGGTTGACAATAGTCATGTGATGTTAACACGGAAATGTGCGATGTCCTGTGTCGCCTGTTGACTCAAACTAACCTGATTGAACTTACTTCACTATGTTTGGAAAATGTATCTATGACAGCTGGAAAGACTGTGCCAGTGTCACATTTCCAGACGTGTAATTTAACAAAAGCGACAAAAGAGCGACGCTATTGTAGCTGAGCTGTTCTGAAAAGGGCGGAATAGTTCCCTCCAGAGCCCCTAGATTTCCGTCacatcttcaaaataaaacagagccACACGTAGTGACAGGAACGAATATCAAATATAACATCTTATACCATTTTAAACGGCTCTTATTAATAACAGCGTCATAAATATCGGCTGGATTTCtgcttgtttcatttcataaatgaaaaacatcctTTGAAAGATAAATAAATCGCACCATATGAACAGGTACTATCTGGTGAGGTGCTTGTTTCCCCCATTGAGCTGCCACAGCTAAGAATTAATAATCACTTCCAGGAAAACACACCAAACTGAGATGGTCTCATTTATTTGAACTGAACAGGTAATGGTGAGGACTGGCGGGTTGgttgcacaaaaacaaaatccttGACCCTAAACTGTGATCGAGTAGAGATTTTCCTATGTGGTCATCTGTGGATTACACATTTGATTCATGTACAAATGAAGATCCGGTAGATTCTTCCAATCGGACTTCCAGACCTCACCACTTTAGCTTCTCTGTCAGTGGAAAGTCACTCCTTTTATGACATTTGAGGACCATCAACTCGGAGGCGTCAAACTTTGTCAGCACCACAGTGTGTTTCATGTGAAACACTTTTGATATTGAAATGAAAGACAGACGACATCTCAGAGAAATGATGTATTTCTCATTCAaagaaaagattaaaaaaaggggACTAAATGAAAGTAATCTGTGCTCGCTTAGATTTCTATTTGAATAAAAgtttttaaatagaaaatacattaaatgagTGTGAAGCAGTTTTACTCCATAATTTCTGCAGAGTAGTGATGTACTGTACATGGTGAGTATACACCTGCACACGTACACATATGTTGTTTATCTAAATAATCTTTAGttaccaaacaggaagtggatctgCTCTGCTCCCAGAGATTTCTACTAAAACactaaaaaacataaaaaatgttcagaCATTATCTTGAACTCGTAGCTTGCCACCAGAGGGTGCTGATGTGGACCCGCTACTCAACATCCAGGACCATGACATGTACGAAGAGTTGAGCTGATGGAAGGACGTCCCCGTTTTTGTTGAGCAGAGGAATGTGTCTGTATCCTGTTGAGGAAAGAGCTCGATGAGGAAACTTGCTGCTCAGCCCCGAAGACTCCACCACTCACCCATTTGCAGACTGTTGAAGGGAAGTGTGTACTGAGCCACAAACTCATTGGATGACGTGGAGTCATGGTCCTCCACCAGGAAGCGGACCAGAGCCAACTCGGGAACGTAGACATCGAACCGGAACCGTTCGTTCCACTCCGGGTTGAAACCTAGTAatgatgtgaaaatgatgtgtgatgtgaaaaACAGACTACAAACGTGATCAGGTCAGTACCGTTGTTGTCAACACAGTGGGTCTCGCACTCTGCCACGTCAGCCGGGACTCCATGGATCTCCACCTTCACCAGTGGATCCAAGATGGACGACTTCTTCATGTTGACCTTGGGAAGCTGCTGAGCTGAAATGATCTAATGGAGACACAACAGCTACACACCAGGGAGCGGAAACAGACATACTtggcaaaaaagaaacatcCGACAGACCATGACGTGGAGAATCTTGGGGTTCAGCCACGTTCCTCTGGTCAGAGTGATGGGATCAAACTCGGTCTCTCTTTGCCGCATGAAATCCGGTTTCAGGATGTAGCCACTCTTCCCGTTCACCAGGAATCGACCCTGGTTTATGTCCATGTCTGTGCAGGTTGTCTGGAAGTTCAGGGCCACTGAGGAGGAAGACGCTCCATGTGAATACAGATTTTGATTTAGTATACGCCGCCCTTGCTTGCAGGACCAGTTACCGATCTGACAGCCGGTGTTCCAGAGCGGCACTGGGTCGTAGTTGGAGGAGTCCGTCCTGGAGCCGGCCGGGTAGATGCGGCTCAGCTTGTCCACATTGTGGCGGATATAGTCGTTGgctggaaaacacaaaacatcacaTGACGCCGATTAATGCTAACTGACTTAAGAGAAACATTTGCTCACAACACATCTTCTGTCGATGTGGAACACGAGATCTAACGGCTCGGAAATGATGACTTCAAATTACTGTCTGAAAATGCAGCGTTCTTTTGAGGGCAGCTTTTATGTTACTGTCTGAGGAAAATGAGGGCTTGCTGTTCTTAACAAGAGTCACAAGTGCAGTGGTCATGGAAGTTGAGGAACTGAACTCCAAGgtgttttcatgtgtgagaAGCTACCGGAAACATGTCCAATGCGAGCCTCACCTGACTTCTCTGCCAGCTTCATGGCCTTTCCTTCCTTGAAGGAGGACATCTCGTAGAAGCTCAGGTTGTTCCTGGCGTCTTCAAAGCCGTAGAAATGGACGCTCTTACAGTAGATGACCATGTCGGACAGCTCCTTCGCTAGCTTCAGCTTCTTCCTTTTCTGTTTCGGAAGAACGAGACAAGATCTAAAAGCTGGACAGCTGAAGGTGTTGGACTTGCAGACGCCCACTAAACCTTGCgcctctcctcctgctgttcgtcatcatcatcatcttcgtcATCGTTTGATTCCTCTTCCTCTGAGAcgtctgtgacatcatcagcaggCGCCTCCGCAGCAAACATGGCCTCCAGTTTGTTTAATCTCTTTGCTTTTATCACAAACTTTCCCTTCAGTTCCTGGAAAGAAGACAAGACGCTTGTAAATGCTGTTCTTTTGGATGTTTATCCAGTGAGAAGAACAAACCTCAGGTGAGGGGAAGTTTGAGGGCATGCCGTCTCCCAGGGGAGTGGTGACAAGTGCACTGCCCAGTATGGTCTTCATGTAGTGGGCCATGagctcctgctgctggatgCTGCAGTGGTTCTCCAGTGAGAGGATGACTGGGTAGTCCGAAGTCTAGGAGCAGATAGTTATTGACTACCACGTGAGGCAGAGCGGCCGGCTCCGACTGGGGACGCACCTTAAAGGCATACTCCTTAATGGCTTTGATGGCGTCTTTGAAGAGGATCTTGGATGTGAGCGTGTAGCCGTGATAGATGACTGGCTCGTCATCAGACCCGTCCCAGCAGTCCAACTCCACACAGCGGCAGCCCTTGAGCAAGGCCCTGTTGGAGTCAACAGAAGCGCGAGTTACagattttaaatacatttttgggaTTTAAATATgagctgtttttttaatgtatagcATGAAGTGAAAGATGGCAGTTTCCTGGCAGGTGTCGCCTGAGCAAGAATTCTACTGTTAAGGTGATATTgttgattttaaaaacaagaaaGTTGGATCTGTTATGAAGACAAACATCCCTCTGATCATCTGAAGGACCCTTATTTTGATGTCTGAGCAGCATTAGGTGCATGCCAAGAGTTAGACTACATATACTTCACTTTAACTTCGTAAGTTTCCTCTTGACATCTCCTCACAGTGCCAAGACCTGTTGAGCCTCTACTGTCAAAGTAGCACCCCTCTAAAAATAGTTTTTTCAAGTACTTTCCCTTGCTATGATCATTGCAGAAATATTTCCGGGAAACATTTTGGATAGTTTAAATGgaataaaatcattttgtcTTCTAGA includes:
- the LOC128769254 gene encoding 1-phosphatidylinositol 4,5-bisphosphate phosphodiesterase delta-1-like isoform X1, producing MACLEQSKKMSASEEIIYNNKLKFLQINAKILGMEGDPDLQFLLQGGDLLKVRSQSWKKTRYFRLQEDCNTVWHESKKLFKSNQTFSIDDISALRLGRQSEGLKKYTEEQVDGRCFSIVFKSRRKNLDLIASSGEEAKRWVSSLQKLKSNASNLDQQQKTEHWIFNALRKADKNKDAKLSQSEVKNFMHLINIEVEDEYAEVLFKECDKSNSGYLSGEELQHFYNLLTHRDEIDVIFGEYAKSSGFMSPQNLLEFLTVEQRQQATVGVANGIIEKFEPDDLAKSKKLLSKDGFLMYLHSSDALLLNPTHSKVHQDMSQPLNHYFISSSHNTYLLEDQLKGPSSTEAYIRALLKGCRCVELDCWDGSDDEPVIYHGYTLTSKILFKDAIKAIKEYAFKTSDYPVILSLENHCSIQQQELMAHYMKTILGSALVTTPLGDGMPSNFPSPEELKGKFVIKAKRLNKLEAMFAAEAPADDVTDVSEEEESNDDEDDDDDEQQEERRKKRKKLKLAKELSDMVIYCKSVHFYGFEDARNNLSFYEMSSFKEGKAMKLAEKSANDYIRHNVDKLSRIYPAGSRTDSSNYDPVPLWNTGCQIVALNFQTTCTDMDINQGRFLVNGKSGYILKPDFMRQRETEFDPITLTRGTWLNPKILHVMIISAQQLPKVNMKKSSILDPLVKVEIHGVPADVAECETHCVDNNGFNPEWNERFRFDVYVPELALVRFLVEDHDSTSSNEFVAQYTLPFNSLQMGYRHIPLLNKNGDVLPSAQLFVHVMVLDVE
- the LOC128769254 gene encoding 1-phosphatidylinositol 4,5-bisphosphate phosphodiesterase delta-1-like isoform X2, giving the protein MGTNGIDKRQGMEGDPDLQFLLQGGDLLKVRSQSWKKTRYFRLQEDCNTVWHESKKLFKSNQTFSIDDISALRLGRQSEGLKKYTEEQVDGRCFSIVFKSRRKNLDLIASSGEEAKRWVSSLQKLKSNASNLDQQQKTEHWIFNALRKADKNKDAKLSQSEVKNFMHLINIEVEDEYAEVLFKECDKSNSGYLSGEELQHFYNLLTHRDEIDVIFGEYAKSSGFMSPQNLLEFLTVEQRQQATVGVANGIIEKFEPDDLAKSKKLLSKDGFLMYLHSSDALLLNPTHSKVHQDMSQPLNHYFISSSHNTYLLEDQLKGPSSTEAYIRALLKGCRCVELDCWDGSDDEPVIYHGYTLTSKILFKDAIKAIKEYAFKTSDYPVILSLENHCSIQQQELMAHYMKTILGSALVTTPLGDGMPSNFPSPEELKGKFVIKAKRLNKLEAMFAAEAPADDVTDVSEEEESNDDEDDDDDEQQEERRKKRKKLKLAKELSDMVIYCKSVHFYGFEDARNNLSFYEMSSFKEGKAMKLAEKSANDYIRHNVDKLSRIYPAGSRTDSSNYDPVPLWNTGCQIVALNFQTTCTDMDINQGRFLVNGKSGYILKPDFMRQRETEFDPITLTRGTWLNPKILHVMIISAQQLPKVNMKKSSILDPLVKVEIHGVPADVAECETHCVDNNGFNPEWNERFRFDVYVPELALVRFLVEDHDSTSSNEFVAQYTLPFNSLQMGYRHIPLLNKNGDVLPSAQLFVHVMVLDVE